DNA sequence from the Fimbriimonadaceae bacterium genome:
ACGCCTGACTACTACGAGACGCTCGGCTTGGAACGATTTGCCTCTGCCCAAGCGGTGAGGGTGGCGTTCCGCCAGATGGCCAAAGAGCTTCACCCGGACCTTAACCCACGGGCCGACGCCCAAGAGCGGTTCATGCGCGTCCGCGAGGCTTACGAGGCCCTGAGCGACCCGGAACGCAAAGCCTCGTACGACAAGCACCTGCATGAGTTGGACGAGGCGGGCCGGCGACGGGCTGCCCAAGAGGCCACCGTGCGCCCGACCCCCCGCGCGACGCCCCGTACCCCGCCACCGAGTCGGAAGCCGTCACCGAAGAGGCCCGCCGCGACCAAGGGCCCCGCACCTCGGTACCAACTCCAAGACGGCAACGACGACGCGGCCAAACTCGCCCGGCTCCTCCGCCGCCACAAGTACGCGGAGGCCGACATGGTCGCCGAGCGGATCTTGCGGTCAAACCCGCAAGAGGCGGCCGCCTATGCCGCCATCGCGGACGTGGCCCGCTACCGGGGCGACCTGGACCGGTCGGCCCGGTATTACGCCTACGCGGCCCAATTCGACCCGGACAACCCGGTTTTCGAGCGCAAGTACCTGGAGGTCGTCGACCTGCAAGCCTCGCACCCGGTGGCTGACGCGGCGGACCTGAACCGCGCGCCGGTCTACGCCGCCTTGGTGACCTTGGCCGTGGTCGGCGCGGCCTTGGTGTTTGCTCCGGAATCGGCGACGACGGGGATCAGGCCGTTGGCGGTCGGACTCGGTCACGTGGTGGCCTTGGTCGTCGCCGGCACCGTCACGGGGGCCGCCCTCGCGTCCGCGGGTTTGCTCGACCGGCTGGAGACGTTGGGTTCGGCGACGGGTTCCCGTGTCTCTCCCCCGGTGGCTCTGGCGCTGCTGAGCCTGGCATGCTTTTGGGCTTCGGTCTCGGCGTACTGGGTCGTGGGTGCAGGGCAGAAAGCGTTCAACCCGTCGCTGTCCCGGCTGTTGGGCGGATCCGTCGCCGCCTTGGTGGTCGTCGTGGCGTTCACTTTGGCGCGGAGCGGGGCCGCGGCGGGCCAGGTGTTTTTGCTGGGTGGCAACCTCTTGTTCCCTTCGGCCCTGGTGGGATGGGGATTGGCCGACGTGTTCCGTGGGCTGAAGGGCTGACCGGGTCTCCCGAGTACAATCGGTGCTTCCCATGCCGAGCCGATTCACCATCATGACCGCCATCCCGTACGTCAACGGCATGTTGCACATCGGTAACTCGCTGACGACATTGGCGGGCGACGTGACGGCACGGTATCACCGGATGCTGGGCGAAGACGTCTGGTTCCAGGTCGGCACGGACGAGAACGGCACGAAGATCCGCGAGGCCGCCGAACGGGCGGGGGAGGACCCTCACAAATTCGTCGACCGGATCGCCGGTCGCTTCGTCGACGTTTTCCGGGAGCTTAAAGTCTCTCACGACGACCTGGTCCGCACCACCGAACCACGCCACGTCCACGCGAGCCAAGAGCTGTTCCGCCGGTTGCAGGAAAACGGGCACATTTACACGGGCACCTATGAGGGTTGGTACGACGTCACCACGGAGACCTACTTCAAAGAGGAAGACCTCGTCGACGGCAAGTCGCCCGACGGCAACGAGGTCCGGTGGATCAGTGAGCAGAACTACTTTTTCAAGCTAAGTGGATTCCAAGAGGCCTTGTCCCAAGCCTATGCCGACGGCAAGATCAAGGTTGTCCCCGAGGCCCGGCAGAACGAGGTGGTCTCGTTCATCAACCAAGGTCTGCGCGACGTCTGCATCTCACGGTCCAACACCGGCTGGGGCATTCCCGTCCCGGGCGACGAGAGCCAAGTCATCTACGTCTGGTTCGACGCCCTGATCAACTACATCACGAGTTGCGATTGGCCTGACGGTGACTTTGGCGCGAGGTGGCCCGCCGACGTGCAATGGCTGGGCAAGGACATCTTGACCAGGTTCCACGCCACGCTGTGGCCCGCCATGCTGATGGGCGTCGGCCTAGAGCCGCCCCACGTCGTCGCCGCCCATGCCTGGGTGCTGTTCGGGGGCGAAAAGATCTCCAAGTCAAAGGGGACGGCGGTGGAGCCGCTGCCCTTGGTCACGGAGTTTGCCGAGAAAGCAGGGATCTCGCGAGAGCTTGCCGTGGACGCGCTCCGGTTCTGGCTTGTCTCGACGATGGGCTTTGAGAACGACTCGACGTTTACCTACGAGGAGTTCGACCGTCGCTACAACGCCGACTTGGCCAATGACTTTGGCAACGCGCTCAACCGGTCGCTGTCGATGGCGCACAAGTTCGTGGGGGGCGTCGTCCCCGACGTCGCCCTGGAACCGGAGGCCCAGGCCGCCATCGACGAGGCCAAGTCTCGCTATGAGGCGGCGATGGCGGGGTACCGCTTGGAACAAGCGGCGGAAGCGGCCATCGGCCTCATCCGCTGGCTCAACAAGTACATCGACTCCCGGGCACCCTGGGCTTTGGCCAAAGCGGCAGACCCGGCCCTGCCCGCGGTGGTCCGCTCGATGCTGGCCTGCGTCCGTGCCGCCGAGGCGATGGTGCGCCCGACGATGCCCGACGCGGCGGACGCCGTGGCCGCCCAGCTCGGCGTCGCCCCGACCCTGTCGTGGCAGACGGTCGGCACCGACGCGGCGTTGCCGTCGGGCACGAAACTGGGACAGCCGGTGCCCATCTTCCCGCGCCTCGAGACCAAGCCTGCCGCCGCACCTGCGCCGAAGCCGGCGTCAGAACCTAAGCCGGAGAAAAAGAAGACCATGGAACCGCCTGCCGTCATCGAGTTCGCGGACTTTATGAAAGTCCAACTCAAAGTCGCCCGCGTCATCGAGGCCGAGCCCGTCGAGGGAAGTGAGAAGCTGATGAAGCTCCAGGTCCGCATCGGCGACGAGCCCCGCCAGATCATCGCGGGGATCAAGAAGAAGTACACGCCGCTAGACTTGATCGGCCGGCAGGTCATCGTCGTGGCGAACCTGAAGCCGGCGAAGCTGATGGGCCTCGAGTCGCAAGGCATGCTCCTGGCCGCCGACGACGCCGACGGAAACGCGATCTTGCTCCAACCCGAGCACGAGGCTCCCGACGGCACCAACGTCCACTGATCACGGGCCTTACTGAAACACGTTGATGTAGTGCCTCAGCCCTTCGGCGTCGATGGCGACGAGGTCATGGCGGGCGTAGAAGCTAGGCCCGGCCTCTTCGTCCAGGTACTGCCGGGCGGCGGCGGCCAGCCTCGCCCGCTTGGTCGCGGTGATCGCCGCCTCCGGAGCGACAAGGCCTGAGGTCCGGTGCTTGACTTCGACAAAGACGACGGTGTCGCCGTCCAGGGCGACGACGTCGATCTCACCCCGGCGCGCCTTGTACCGGCGCTTGAGAAGGGTGTATCCGAGGGTGAGAAGGTAGTCCGCGGCGCGGTCCTCGGCTTCGGCACCTAGACGTCGAGGAGGCATGGCTGGTTCACCATCGTCTTGACCGGCTCAAAGCTCCGGCGGTGGAGGGGGCACGGCCCCAATTCACGAAGGGCGGCGAGATGGCCCGGGGCGGCATAGCCAAAGTTGCTCTCGAACCCGTAGCCAGGGAACTCTTCGGCCGCCGACACCATGAGCCGGTCTCGGGTGACCTTGGCAAGGATGGACGCCGCGGCAACGGCGGCGTCCCTGCCGTCGCCCTTGACCCAGGCCTCGCACGGGCAGCACGGGTCAGGGGGCAGGGCGTTCCCGTCGATCCGGGCCGAGCGGGGGCGGGGTGTCAGCCCCGCCAGGCACCGGGACATCGCCGCCAGGGTGGCGCGCAGGATGTTATGCCGGTCGATGTCGGCGGGGCCGACGACCTCGATGTGCCAGGCCGCCGCCGCGACGATACGGTCAAAGGCCGCCTCACGGTCGGCGGGGGTCAGTCGCTTGCTGTCAACGACGCCTTGGGTGTCGAAGCCCAAGGGGAGGACGACGGCCGCGACCACGACCGGGCCGGCCAACGGGCCTCGGCCGGCCTCGTCGACTCCCGCCACGTGGGGGGCGAAGAGAAGGGACGGACTCACTTGAAAACGACGCGGGAGTTCAGGTCGCGCTTGTAGGTGGTCTCGCGGACATTGGTCTTACCGTCGGCGGTCTTGCTTTCGGCACGGACGACATAGCCACCCTCGGCAGTGAACGTGGTCTCTCCGTCGACCGTCGCGATCCCGCCCGCCTGGCCGACGACCTTCTCGTGAGTGACGATCTTGCCGGGCTTGAACTCCACTGTCCCGACGGTCATGAAGTCGGCGGTCGTGAAATAGTGGTAGGTCACCGCCTTCTTCTCCTCGTCCCAGCGGAAGATCGACTCGCCGCCGTACATGCCGTTGTTAAGCGAGTGGACGAGACGGACCGCCTTGCCGTTCAAGGCCCGCTCCCAGTGGGCGACATCGACCAGCGGACTCTCGGGGGTGCTGTTCTTGAAAACTCCCTTAAACGTCATGCCGAGGAGCGGCTTGAGGCCTTCGAGGTGAGGGTCGAGATATTCCTGGGCAGGGTTGGCAGTGGCCATGACACAAAGCAGCGCAGCAGCGACCATGGGTCATCTTGGCATAGGACGGCCAAGCCGATGTGGTGGTCGAAGACCTCGGGCTGACAATGTCAATCCCGGAATATTGAGAAGGGATGGGGCGGAAAACGGGACTTGAACCCGCGACCTCCTGAGTCACAGTCAGGCGCTCTAACCACTGAGCTACTCCCGCCACCCGGAGGCTTCATTATACCGCCGGGCCTACTGAGACTGGGCCGCCGGCTCTTCGGGCTTGACGGTGCTGTGTCCACTGACCGCGTCACAGGCGGCGAGGCTCAAGAGTGCGAGTGCGAGGACGATCAGGCGTCGCATACCCCCAGTATGGGGACTCCTGGCTGGTCGTTTATGTAGACGCAGTTCTGGGTCGGTGGTATAAAGTGGGGGTGGCCCAGGACAAGATCGTCGTCGTCGGAGCGCGCGAAAACAACCTGAAGAACATCACCGTCGAGATCCCTCGCGACAAGTTGGTCGTCATCACGGGTCTGAGCGGCAGCGGCAAGTCGAGCCTGGCTTTCCAGACCATCTATGCCGAGGGCCAGAGGCGGTATGTCGAGAGCCTGAGCGCCTACGCCCGCCAGTTCCTCGGGCAGATGGACAAGCCAGACGTCGACCATATCGAGGGCCTGTCACCGGCGGTGAGTATCGACCAGAAAACGGCGAGTCGTAACCCGAGGTCCACGGTCGGCACCGTCACCGAGATCTATGACTACCTCCGCATCCTCTTTGCGCGGGTCGGCGTCCCCTACTCCCCGGCGACCGGCAAGCCGATCAGCCGTCAGACAACGGACGAGATCGTCGATGCTGCCAAGGCCCTGCCCGAGGGGGCCAGACTCCAGATCCTCGCGCCGGTCGTCCGCGCCCGTAAGGGCGAGTACAAGAAGGAGCTGAAGGACATCCAAGCGGCCGGGTACGTGCGGGTCCGGGTCGACGGCGAGATGCACGAGGTGACCGACGACATCCCGATGGACCGCTACAAGCAGCACACCATCGAGGTGGTCGTCGACCGTTTGGTCATCAAGGAGGGCCTTGACCGGCGTCTGGCCGACTCGATCGAGACGGCCCTGAAAATGGGGAAAGGCTTGGTCACCCTGAGCCACCAGTTGGCGGACGCCAAGGGTGACGACTGGCACGACGAACTGTTCAGCGAGCACTACTCATGCCCCGAGTCGGGCTTCACGATGCCGGAACTGGAGCCCCGGATGTTTTCGTTCAACTCGCCGTTTGGCGCATGCCCTGAGTGCACGGGGCTGGGGACGAAGACGGAGTTTGACCGTGACCTTGTCGTCCCCGACCCGAGCAAGCCGGTACGCGACGGTGCGATCGCGCCCTTCGTCTACAAGAGCGGCGACGTCAAGGAGTGGTGGCCCCAGGTGCTCGACGGCGTGGGCCGGGCGGCGGGGTTCGACGCGTCGTTGCCCTTCGACAGCCTGTCAGAGGAGGCCCGCCGGGCGGTGTTCGAGGGCCTGCCCGAGCCGGTGTCCGTCATCACCCACTACGGCCGCACGGAGCGGACGTTCACCAGCCAATGGGACGGCGTGCTGGCTGTCCTGCGCAAGAAGTACGACCAGACCGAAAGCGAGTGGGTGAAGCGCGACCTTGAGCAGTACATGAGGACGGCCGCATGCCCGGAGTGCCGCGGACAGCGCCTTAAGCCCGAGACCCTGTGCGTGAAGATCGCGGGGAAGAACATCGCGGACGTGACCTCGATGTCGGTGGCCGACGCTTTTGCCTTTTTCTCGGGCATCAACGACCACCTGAACGCCCGACAACGGGCGATCGGCGAGCGGGCGGTCAAGGAAGTCCTGGAGCGGCTTCGCTTTCTCAACGACGTCGGCCTCGCCTACCTGAACCTCGACCGGTCGGCGAACACCTTGGCGGGCGGCGAGGCGCAACGGATTCGGTTGGCCACCCAGATCGGCAGCGGTCTGATGGGATGCCTGTACGTCCTGGACGAGCCGAGCATCGGGCTCCACCAAAGGGACAACCACAAGCTGATCGAGACGCTGGTGCGCCTCCGCGACCTCGGCAACACCGTGTTGGTGGTGGAGCACGACGAGGACACGATGCGCCATGCCGACTGGCTTATCGACATCGGGCCCGGCGCGGGCGAGCACGGCGGCGTCATCGTGAACGAGGGGCCGTACGACGAGTTTGTCAAACGGTCGTCACCGACGGCCGACTACCTGAACGGCAAGGCCGTGATCGACGTGCCGAAGGAACGTCGACGACCCGCCATGCCGCACCCGCTGGCCTCGGTCGGACGGGCCGCCGTGACCATCTCAGAAGCGGCCCCTCCTCCAGCCAAAAGGAGCCGCGCGGCCAAGGCCGAAGTCAGACCTTCATGATCTTGACCGGCACATAGACCTCGGTCACCCACCGGCTTGTGTCGGGTTCATCCTCGGGGTCCGTCACGTATCGTTCCCATGGCGGCCCGTCAGGTTGGAGCCCCAGCCTTGCGACTTCGGCCCACAGGGCCGCCCATGTCTCCTGCAGGCCGGCATGGGGTCCGGTGTGGGTGCCCATGAAGGCCTCGGTGCCCGGGAACTCCTTGATCGTCGCACCGGCGGCGGGCACGGTGCCCTCGGCCACGGGTACCACGCACTCCACCTGGACGTGCTGCGCCCACTCCAGGTAGTACACACACGGGGCGTCGGCCATGTCCGCCTCCGGGTTCGAGTTCCAGATGTAGCCGAGCAACCGTGGTATCTCGGCACCCAATTGGTCGGCAGGGCATGTCGTCCCTGCGACTAGGCCGGTGTAGGCCGGGTAATCGACAACTTGAAAATCAGCCACGCCCCATTGTGCTTGCTTTGCTGATATGGAGGTCAAGTGCAGGCCGGGCGACCCGACCCTAGCCGGAAGACCTTCTGTACGTGTAGACTGTCGTCGAGTATGTCGCACGGTTGGCTGGTGCTGAGGAACGCCCGCGGGCACAACTTACGCGGCATAGACGTGGCGTTCCCGCTGGGTCTCTTCGTCTGCGTGACGGGAGTCAGCGGGAGCG
Encoded proteins:
- a CDS encoding GyrI-like domain-containing protein codes for the protein MADFQVVDYPAYTGLVAGTTCPADQLGAEIPRLLGYIWNSNPEADMADAPCVYYLEWAQHVQVECVVPVAEGTVPAAGATIKEFPGTEAFMGTHTGPHAGLQETWAALWAEVARLGLQPDGPPWERYVTDPEDEPDTSRWVTEVYVPVKIMKV
- a CDS encoding ribonuclease HII; the encoded protein is MSPSLLFAPHVAGVDEAGRGPLAGPVVVAAVVLPLGFDTQGVVDSKRLTPADREAAFDRIVAAAAWHIEVVGPADIDRHNILRATLAAMSRCLAGLTPRPRSARIDGNALPPDPCCPCEAWVKGDGRDAAVAAASILAKVTRDRLMVSAAEEFPGYGFESNFGYAAPGHLAALRELGPCPLHRRSFEPVKTMVNQPCLLDV
- the metG gene encoding methionine--tRNA ligase — its product is MPSRFTIMTAIPYVNGMLHIGNSLTTLAGDVTARYHRMLGEDVWFQVGTDENGTKIREAAERAGEDPHKFVDRIAGRFVDVFRELKVSHDDLVRTTEPRHVHASQELFRRLQENGHIYTGTYEGWYDVTTETYFKEEDLVDGKSPDGNEVRWISEQNYFFKLSGFQEALSQAYADGKIKVVPEARQNEVVSFINQGLRDVCISRSNTGWGIPVPGDESQVIYVWFDALINYITSCDWPDGDFGARWPADVQWLGKDILTRFHATLWPAMLMGVGLEPPHVVAAHAWVLFGGEKISKSKGTAVEPLPLVTEFAEKAGISRELAVDALRFWLVSTMGFENDSTFTYEEFDRRYNADLANDFGNALNRSLSMAHKFVGGVVPDVALEPEAQAAIDEAKSRYEAAMAGYRLEQAAEAAIGLIRWLNKYIDSRAPWALAKAADPALPAVVRSMLACVRAAEAMVRPTMPDAADAVAAQLGVAPTLSWQTVGTDAALPSGTKLGQPVPIFPRLETKPAAAPAPKPASEPKPEKKKTMEPPAVIEFADFMKVQLKVARVIEAEPVEGSEKLMKLQVRIGDEPRQIIAGIKKKYTPLDLIGRQVIVVANLKPAKLMGLESQGMLLAADDADGNAILLQPEHEAPDGTNVH
- a CDS encoding YraN family protein translates to MPPRRLGAEAEDRAADYLLTLGYTLLKRRYKARRGEIDVVALDGDTVVFVEVKHRTSGLVAPEAAITATKRARLAAAARQYLDEEAGPSFYARHDLVAIDAEGLRHYINVFQ
- the uvrA gene encoding excinuclease ABC subunit UvrA; protein product: MAQDKIVVVGARENNLKNITVEIPRDKLVVITGLSGSGKSSLAFQTIYAEGQRRYVESLSAYARQFLGQMDKPDVDHIEGLSPAVSIDQKTASRNPRSTVGTVTEIYDYLRILFARVGVPYSPATGKPISRQTTDEIVDAAKALPEGARLQILAPVVRARKGEYKKELKDIQAAGYVRVRVDGEMHEVTDDIPMDRYKQHTIEVVVDRLVIKEGLDRRLADSIETALKMGKGLVTLSHQLADAKGDDWHDELFSEHYSCPESGFTMPELEPRMFSFNSPFGACPECTGLGTKTEFDRDLVVPDPSKPVRDGAIAPFVYKSGDVKEWWPQVLDGVGRAAGFDASLPFDSLSEEARRAVFEGLPEPVSVITHYGRTERTFTSQWDGVLAVLRKKYDQTESEWVKRDLEQYMRTAACPECRGQRLKPETLCVKIAGKNIADVTSMSVADAFAFFSGINDHLNARQRAIGERAVKEVLERLRFLNDVGLAYLNLDRSANTLAGGEAQRIRLATQIGSGLMGCLYVLDEPSIGLHQRDNHKLIETLVRLRDLGNTVLVVEHDEDTMRHADWLIDIGPGAGEHGGVIVNEGPYDEFVKRSSPTADYLNGKAVIDVPKERRRPAMPHPLASVGRAAVTISEAAPPPAKRSRAAKAEVRPS
- a CDS encoding DnaJ domain-containing protein; this translates as MTPDYYETLGLERFASAQAVRVAFRQMAKELHPDLNPRADAQERFMRVREAYEALSDPERKASYDKHLHELDEAGRRRAAQEATVRPTPRATPRTPPPSRKPSPKRPAATKGPAPRYQLQDGNDDAAKLARLLRRHKYAEADMVAERILRSNPQEAAAYAAIADVARYRGDLDRSARYYAYAAQFDPDNPVFERKYLEVVDLQASHPVADAADLNRAPVYAALVTLAVVGAALVFAPESATTGIRPLAVGLGHVVALVVAGTVTGAALASAGLLDRLETLGSATGSRVSPPVALALLSLACFWASVSAYWVVGAGQKAFNPSLSRLLGGSVAALVVVVAFTLARSGAAAGQVFLLGGNLLFPSALVGWGLADVFRGLKG